A window of the Lactuca sativa cultivar Salinas chromosome 7, Lsat_Salinas_v11, whole genome shotgun sequence genome harbors these coding sequences:
- the LOC111877311 gene encoding glycylpeptide N-tetradecanoyltransferase 1, whose protein sequence is MADNGSVNDDTTNQNSEIIKTESAPIDELSREIQETLSVSQRHKFWETQPVGQFKDLRDTSLPEGPIEPPTPLSEVKQEPYNLPNLYEWVTCDMNSEETCLEVYNLLSNNYVEDDENMFRFNYSKEFLQWALHPPGYFKTWHIGVRVKSSKKLVAFITGIPAKIRVQNEIITMAEVNFLCVHKKLRSKRLAPVMIKEVTRRVHLENIWQAAYTAGVVLPTPITSCQYWHRSLNPKKLIDVGFSRLGPRMTMSRTMKLYKLPDSPLTPGFRKMELRDVPSVTRLLKTYLLEFVVAPDFDEMDVEHWIVPKEGVVDSFVVESQETHEVTDFCSFYSLPSSILGHPNHSNLKAAYSYYNVATKTPLIQLMNDALIVAKQMDFDVFNALDVMHNEGFLKELKFGPGDGKLHYYLYNYRIKSMLRSSELGLVLL, encoded by the coding sequence ATGGCAGACAATGGTTCAGTTAACGATGATACCACCAATCAAAATTCAGAGATTATCAAAACCGAATCAGCACCAATTGATGAATTATCAAGAGAGATTCAAGAAACCCTCTCTGTTTCACAAAGGCACAAGTTCTGGGAAACACAACCCGTAGGACAATTCAAAGATTTACGCGACACTAGCTTACCTGAAGGCCCAATCGAACCCCCAACACCATTATCTGAAGTCAAACAAGAACCCTACAATCTTCCAAATCTTTACGAATGGGTCACTTGTGATATGAACTCTGAAGAAACATGTCTTGAAGTCTACAACCTCCTCTCAAACAACTATGTAGAAGATGATGAAAACATGTTCAGATTCAATTACTCCAAAGAGTTTCTCCAGTGGGCCCTACACCCTCCTGGCTACTTCAAAACCTGGCACATAGGCGTACGTGTCAAATCATCAAAAAAGTTAGTTGCTTTCATAACTGGAATCCCCGCCAAAATCCGAGTTCAAAACGAGATCATAACAATGGCAGAAGTCAACTTCTTGTGTGTTCACAAGAAACTCAGGTCAAAAAGATTAGCCCCTGTTATGATCAAAGAGGTTACACGAAGGGTACATTTGGAAAACATCTGGCAAGCTGCTTACACTGCTGGAGTTGTTCTTCCTACACCCATAACTTCATGTCAATATTGGCACAGATCTTTAAACCCTAAAAAACTTATCGATGTTGGGTTTTCAAGACTCGGTCCTAGGATGACCATGAGTAGAACAATGAAACTTTATAAATTACCCGATTCGCCCCTGACACCCGGATTTAGAAAAATGGAGCTTCGTGATGTTCCTAGTGTCACAAGACTGTTGAAAACTTATCTACTGGAGTTTGTTGTGGCACCTGATTTTGATGAGATGGATGTTGAACATTGGATTGTTCCTAAAGAAGGTGTTGTTGATAGTTTTGTGGTTGAAAGTCAAGAGACTCATGAAGTGACTGATTTTTGTAGTTTTTACAGTTTGCCATCTTCGATTCTTGGACACCCGAATCATTCGAATTTGAAAGCGGCTTATTCTTATTATAATGTGGCAACAAAGACTCCATTGATTCAGTTGATGAATGATGCACTTATTGTGGCGAAGCAGAtggattttgatgtttttaatgCATTGGATGTGATGCATAATGAAGGGTTTTTGAAGGAGTTGAAGTTTGGACCTGGTGATGGTAAGCTTCATTATTATTTGTATAATTATAGGATTAAGAGTATGTTAAGATCATCTGAACTTGGGCTTGTGTTGTTGTAA
- the LOC111877310 gene encoding protein FATTY ACID EXPORT 6: MHDFCFTIPYGIIVFCGGIIGFARKGSTTSLAGGVGTGLLLFLASYLTLNAFHKRKNSWFGLILETVIAAALTWVMGQRYTETGKIMPAGVVAGISGMMTAFYLYKIVTGGNHFSAKAE, translated from the exons ATGCATGATTTTTGCTTCACAATCCCCTACGGGATCATAGTGTTCTGCGGTGGGATTATTGGGTTTGCTAGAAAAGGGAGCACGACGTCGTTGGCTGGTGGTGTGGGCACTGGACTATTGCTGTTCCTCGCTTCGTATCTCACTCTCAATGCATTCCACAAGCGGAAGAACTCATGGTTTGGTTTGATTCTTGAAACTG TTATTGCTGCTGCTCTTACATGGGTTATGGGACAGCGATACACTGAAACTGGGAAGATAATGCCTGCTGGTGTTGTTGCTGGTATCAG TGGAATGATGACAGCATTTTATCTGTACAAGATTGTCACTGGAGGTAACCATTTTTCAGCAAAGGCAGAATGA
- the LOC111877309 gene encoding uncharacterized protein LOC111877309 has translation MAPPSSPSTFTCKNLFAITLIIVFLLSCCTRSPRVQALKAPIRPQDILPLLPRQVSWPILNTFRGAADLLPSFVGAAAIANNSLLHWKGSCFYENTAWLELHNKSGSEFGGGTLHIKVSKAHSWTCMDIYVFATPYRVTWDYYFISRDHTLEFDEWGGKAEYEYVKRKGVSIFLMEAGMIGTLEALWEVFPLFTNTGWGETSNLAFLKKHMGANFEERSGPFVTNVTVDDIHSGDFLAISKIRGRWGGFETLEKWVSGAYAGHSAVCLRDPDGNLWVGESGHEDDEGQDVIALLPWDEWWEFEVTKDDSNPHIALLPLHPDLRSKFNETAAWEYAQSMIGLPYGYHNLIFSWIDTISDNYPPPLDANLVASVMTVWNQLQPAYAANMWNEALNKRLGTKGLDLPDILVEVEKRGSSFAELLTIPEQDDWVYADGKSTSCVAFVLEMYKEAGLFGNLASEIQVTEFTIKDAYMLNFFEDDLSRLPKWCNEGDTVELPFCQIKGKYRMELPGYNTMNPYPYMTENCPSLPPDYFRPEYC, from the exons ATGGCGCCCCCTTCTTCTCCATCCACGTTCACCTGCAAAAACCTCTTCGCAATAACCCTAATCATCGTCTTCCTCCTTTCTTGTTGTACCCGCAGTCCACGAGTACAAGCCCTTAAAGCACCAATCAGACCACAAGACATACTCCCACTTTTACCCCGCCAAGTTTCATGGCCTATTCTCAACACTTTCCGAGGCGCCGCCGATCTTCTGCCGAGCTTCGTCGGAGCAGCGGCTATTGCAAATAATTCGTTGTTGCATTGGAAAGGGTCTTGCTTTTATGAGAACACTGCGTGGTTAGAGCTTCATAACAAAAGTGGTAGTGAATTTGGTGGAGGCACTCTTCATATTAAG GTAAGCAAGGCACACAGTTGGACATGTATGGATATTTACGTCTTTGCCACTCCATATCGTGTGACATGGGACTACTATTTCATATCCCGTGACCACACCCTTGAGTTTGATGAGTGGGGAGGGAAAGCCGAGTATGAATAC GTAAAACGTAAAGGAGTTTCAATTTTCCTGATGGAAGCTGGGATGATAGGAACCCTAGAAGCATTATGGGAGGTTTTCCCCCTTTTTACAAACACTGGATGGGGGGAAACTTCTAATCTTGCTTTTCTCAAAAAACATATGGGAGCTAATTTTGAAGAAAGATCCGGGCCATTTGTAACAAATGTTACGGTTGATGATATACACTCGGGTGACTTTCTTGCAATATCAAAGATCCGTGGGCGATGGGGCGGGTTTGAGACCCTTGAAAAATGGGTATCCGGGGCGTATGCGGGTCATTCTGCTGTTTGCTTGAGGGACCCGGATGGGAATCTATGGGTCGGGGAATCTGGACATGAAGATGATGAG GGTCAAGATGTAATTGCTTTATTGCCATGGGACGAATGGTGGGAGTTTGAGGTGACAAAAGATGATTCTAATCCTCATATTGCATTGCTTCCTTTACATCCCGATCTTCGCTCAAAGTTTAATGAGACTGCAGCATGGGAGTATGCACAAAGCATGATAGGGTTGCCATATGGTTATCATAATTTAATATTTAGCTGGATAGACACCATCAGCGATAACTACCCACCACCGTTGGATGCTAATCTG GTTGCTTCAGTTATGACCGTGTGGAATCAACTGCAGCCTGCATATGCAGCTAATATGTGGAACGAAGCCTTGAATAAGCGGCTTGGTACTAAG GGTCTTGATCTTCCGGATATTTTAGTCGAAGTTGAAAAGCGTGGTTCGTCTTTTGCTGAATTATTGACTATTCCCGAACAAGATGACTGGGTTTATGCTGATGGAAAGTCAACTTCTTGTGTTGCTTTTGTCCTTGAAATGTATAAGGAAGCCGGACTTTTTGGGAATCTTGCAAGTGAAATCCAAGTTACCGAGTTCACA ATAAAGGATGCATACATGCTAAACTTTTTTGAAGACGATTTGAGTCGTTTGCCAAAGTGGTGTAACGAAGGGGACACAGTAGAGCTTCCATTTTGTCAAATCAAAGGCAAGTATCGAATGGAACTTCCCGGATACAATACTATGAATCCGTACCCTTATATGACCGAAAACTGCCCATCACTACCCCCGGACTATTTTAGGCCGGAATACTGCTAA
- the LOC111877312 gene encoding purple acid phosphatase 18, which produces MASHSDQMKPVEFTLFEKAQLKMVPNKLKILLLLMAVVVVANAVTVAADYVRPPPRKNLQFPWDPKPSSQPQQVHVSLAGDKHIRVTWITSKSSSPSLVEYGTSPGKYTSRSHGESTSYSYLFYTSGTIHHTVIGPLEHNTVYYYKCGGKGPEFSLKTPPSEFPITLAVAGDLGQTGWTKSTLDHIDLCQYDLHLLPGDLSYADYIQSKWDTFGELVEPLASARPWMVTQGNHEKENIPFIKDGFESYNARWKMPYEESGSMSNLYYSFEVAGAHVVMLGSYTDYDVNSEQYNWLKADLSTVDRKKTPWLLALFHVPWYNSNYAHQGEGDDMMEAMEPLLHAAGVDLVFSGHVHAYERTKRVYNGKSNPCGAVHVTIGDGGNKEGLAQKYKEPSPEWSVFREASFGHGELKIVNSSHAFWSWHRNDDDEPVKSDEVWITSLITSNCVATKETKQA; this is translated from the exons ATGGCGTCTCATTCAGACCAGATGAAACCTGTCGAATTCACTCTGTTCGAAAAAGCGCAGCTGAAAATGGTGCCAAATAAGCTGAAAATACTATTACTGTTGATGGCGGTGGTTGTGGTGGCCAACGCCGTAACGGTAGCTGCTGATTACGTCCGGCCACCACCTCGAAAGAACTTACAGTTTCCGTGGGATCCGAAGCCTTCCTCTCAACCTCAACAG GTGCATGTGTCATTGGCAGGGGACAAACACATTCGTGTTACATGGATTACAAGCAAATCATCTTCTCCTTCACTTGTTGAATATGGAACATCACCTGGAAAATACACCTCTAGAAGTCATGGAGAAAGTACTTCTTATAGCTACTTATTTTACACCTCAGGGACAATCCACCACACTGTCATTGGTCCACTTGAACACAACACTGTTTACTACTACAAATGTGGAGGAAAAGGACCCGAGTTCAGTCTCAAAACTCCACCATCAGAGTTCCCAATTACATTAGCTGTGGCTGGTGATTTAGGTCAAACTGGGTGGACAAAGTCAACTTTGGACCATATTGATTTATGTCAATATGATCTTCATCTTCTCCCTGGTGATCTTTCTTATGCTGATTATATTCAGAGCAAGTGGGATACATTTGGGGAGCTTGTGGAGCCACTTGCAAGTGCAAGGCCATGGATGGTGACACAAGGGAATCATGAGAAAGAGAATATTCCGTTTATTAAAGATGGGTTTGAATCGTATAATGCTAGATGGAAGATGCCTTATGAAGAAAGTGGATCAATGTCAAATCTTTATTATTCGTTTGAAGTTGCAGGGGCTCATGTTGTGATGCTTGGTTCATATACGGATTATGATGTGAATTCTGAGCAATACAACTGGTTGAAG GCAGATCTGTCAACAGTAGACCGAAAAAAGACACCTTGGTTACTTGCCTTGTTTCATGTGCCATGGTATAATAGTAATTATGCTCATCAAGGTGAAGGAGATGATATGATGGAAGCAATGGAGCCATTACTTCATGCTGCTGGTGTTGATCTTGTCTTTTCCGGCCATGTGCATGCTTATGAACGCACG AAACGCGTTTACAATGGGAAATCAAACCCGTGTGGTGCTGTCCACGTGACAATTGGAGATGGAGGAAACAAAGAAGGGCTAGCACAAAA GTACAAGGAGCCATCGCCAGAATGGTCAGTGTTTCGTGAAGCGAGTTTTGGTCATGGTGAGTTGAAGATAGTGAACTCAAGTCatgccttttggagttggcataGGAATGATGATGATGAGCCTGTGAAATCTGATGAGGTCTGGATAACCTCCTTAATCACTTCAAACTGTGTTGCTACTAAGGAAACAAAACAAGCTTAA